Genomic segment of Rhodothermales bacterium:
CGCGCACGCCGAGGCTTGGGCCAAGATCATCGTCGATAGCCAGCGCGACATCATCGTCACCGCCTTCGGCACTGCCGTCGGCATCAACATGACGTTCCTGCTCCCGTATTCCATGCTCCGGCGGAAATGGGGCAAGAAGCACCGCGGGCTCGCCATCTTCGACCTCTCCATCGGCCTCATCGTGCCGTTCGTCCTCGCCACCTCGTGCATCGTCATCGCCGCCGCCGCCGCCTTCCATGCCAAGACCGGCGACGTCCTTCAGCCGGATGGCACGCCCGTTCGGAGCTCTGCGAACAGCTACTACGCCGCGCTTGCCAAACACCCGCTCGTGCCGCGTCTCGCCGCGACTTATCCGAGCGACGGTGCGAAGGCCGCAGCCGTCACCGAACAGCGCGCCGCGATCGACGCCCTTCCCATCGCCGATCGCCAGCTCGGCGCGATGCTGGCCCAGCGCAACAACATCCAGCTCGCGTCCACGCTCAGCCCGCTGACCGGCCCGACCATCGCGCAGCAGGTCTTCGGCTTCGGCGTCCTTGGCATGGCCGTCTCCACGATCATCGTCCTCATGCTCATGAACGGCTTTGCCTTCTGCGAGATCTTCGGGCGTCCCGGCGACCGCACGGTCCACATGATCGGCTGTGCCGTCTCCGGTCTCGGCGGCTTCGCCGGCGCATTTCTGTGGGGCAATCCCGATGCCCGCGCCGCGCTGGCCGTCCCCACTTCGGTGCTCGGCGGCTCGATGATCCCGATCGCCTACTTCACCTTTCTGCTGATGATGAACTCCCGCACCCTGCTCGGTCCCAACTTCCCCACTGGCGGACGACGCTTCCTGTGGAATTCCCTCATGATCGCCGCGACCGGCATCGCCACTTACGGCTCGGTGTGGGTGCTGGCCAGCAAAGGCACGCCAGGCATGTTTGGCATCGCGATTCTCGCCACGCTCTTCCTCGTCGGCACAGTCGGCTTCTTCCGGAAGAACTCGCTCAGGGCCTGAGCCGCACCGCCATCGGCGAAGGGCGAATATTTCATGAATGCGCGGGGCCGATCTTGCTCGAGCGCTCGATGTTGGTGTTCGCGCGCAATTGCATCACGACCGAGGGTTCACCTCCGGAACAACGAGACAATCGTAACATGTAACAGGCAGTCCCCGTCTAAATATCCCCATCTAAATATCCGAGGCCTACACCCTATTTTCACGCCATCAAATCTCAGTTGACTCCCCCTGCCGGCGTCAGCACCGTCCGCCCGCTGCGGATCCACCCTATCCGATCCGGGATCGCGGATTCGCCCACTTGCCCCCCACCAGAGCTACGCTGCCCCGGGCCGGAAGAAATCAATCCAGGTCGACCATGACACGGTTATTGACGGCGAAACCGCCCGTTCCCGCCCGCTCGACGGGCCCCCGATGCCGGGGCGTGCTGCTCCCGCTGCTAGCCCTCTGCACGCTCGCGTCAGCGCAGGAAAGTCCGCAGCGCGAAGACGTGCTCCAGGCCTTGCGCAAGGCGGCCGGTTTCTACCGCGACCAGGTGGCGACGCACGGAGCGTATCACTTCGCGTACGCGGAGGATCTGAGTTACGGTCGCTCCGAGGGCAAGGAGGGGCCGCATACCGTCGAGGTGCAGCGCGAAGGCACGCCGCTGGTGGGCATGGCATACCTGGAAGCGTATGCCGCCACGGGCGATCGTTACTACCTCGATGCCGCGCGGGCCACT
This window contains:
- a CDS encoding divalent metal cation transporter; protein product: MTSDTITREDQLLEEAASKGVLGKAAIYTKLSGPGWLQGAITLGGGSLVGALYVGIISGYQLMWLQPLAMVLGVIMLSAIGYVTLSTGRRPFESINSSISPVLGWAWVIATVMANVVWAMPQFSLGIGAIQQNLIPAVGTSLASTIAIGLVFFIGGMFINASYEAGNKGVKIFENILKIMVGLIVIAFFLVVGVLTFSGSLSWGEVVQGTFPRIGDLYRPALDYAGPIAATGAHAEAWAKIIVDSQRDIIVTAFGTAVGINMTFLLPYSMLRRKWGKKHRGLAIFDLSIGLIVPFVLATSCIVIAAAAAFHAKTGDVLQPDGTPVRSSANSYYAALAKHPLVPRLAATYPSDGAKAAAVTEQRAAIDALPIADRQLGAMLAQRNNIQLASTLSPLTGPTIAQQVFGFGVLGMAVSTIIVLMLMNGFAFCEIFGRPGDRTVHMIGCAVSGLGGFAGAFLWGNPDARAALAVPTSVLGGSMIPIAYFTFLLMMNSRTLLGPNFPTGGRRFLWNSLMIAATGIATYGSVWVLASKGTPGMFGIAILATLFLVGTVGFFRKNSLRA